Sequence from the Victivallis lenta genome:
GGAGGTTGACGCGATCCAGTCCTCGGGAAACGATCCGTCGCACTGCGTTTCTGCCCGACGCAAAGCATCAATGCCGCTACCGCCCTGATAGACACGCCACACCCGGTTCGGGGAAAATTTCACTGCATTCATTTAAAAAAATCCTTATTTATCCAAAATACTAAGATTGCATTTTATTTTGTATTATGGTATAATATAATAAGACAAAATCAAAACACAAGGAGACTTGATATGAAAAAGACAGAAATTTTTTCCGAAGGAATCGAAAAACTTCTGAAGTGGAAGTTTGCGCAGAAACGGATGACCGGCTGGTTCGAGTACCAGGAGTTGAAAATGAATATCCGCGTCAATTACACCGATCCGGATGCGCCGGAAAATCAGCCGGAAATCCTCTGCGAATGCGTTCGCCAGATGAAACTCTCGATTCCCGAAGGCAGTGTAATCGCCGGTACGCAGGATGATGCTTTCAGTCCGAGTTACGCCCTCATCAACCCAGCGTTTCAGATCGAAACTTTCGCCGGATACTGCGATCCCGTAGCAATCTACAACGACATTGAGCCGGACGCTGAATTTACGCGCGAACGGATCGAAAAAGTTCGTTCTTATTACGGTTCAAGCCGTTACACTAAAGCGCTCAGTGCGGTTTATGAGGCAACCGGTAAACTGACCGAAGAGGTCGCGTTTTTCGTCGAACCGGTGACTGGACACACGATTCCCGACTTGCGGCCGATCCTCAGAAACGGCATCGACAACGTGACCGTAGCAGAGAACGCTGCGCCGTTCCGCAAAGCGCTTGAAGCGGCAAAAGTCCTTGCCGCACGTTACGCTGAACTTGCGGAAAAACTCCAGATCGAACGCGCCAACGATGCCAATGAAGTTGCACGTTTGAAAGAGATCGCCGCTGCCTGCCGCCGTGTTCCTGCGCAGGGAGCGCGGAATCTTCACGAAGCGGTGCAGAGCGCCGCTCTCCTCTGGCAGGCGATGACGCTTGAACAGGCCCCGAATCCTTATGCGTTCTCGGTTGGCAACCTTGACCGGATTCTCGCACCGTACCTCGGCGATACGCCGCATGACGAAGCGGTCCAGTTGGTGCGTTCATTCCTCGCGTTTCTGATGGTCGGCGAGCGCTGCTGGGCAATTTCGCAGAACATTATGGTCGGCGGACGCGATGAAAAGGGCAACGATCTCACGTCCGAAATGAGTTACATCGTACTTGATGCGTTCTTTGTTTCCAACAATCCCCAGCCTGCATTGTCGGTCAAGCTTCATGCCGGAACGCCGGATGCGCTTTACCAGTCGCTTGGACGCTTCTTCTTCACGCCGGGGCACTCCACGCCGTCGCTTTTCAATGATGATATGATGTTCCGCATCCTCAAAACCAAGAAGGTCGCTCCAGCGGATATGCCAGACTACTCCATCGCCGGCTGTCAGGAGCCGCTCATCATGGGCAAAGAGAGTGCCAACACCACCAACAGTTGGCTGAACCTCGCCAAAGTACTCGAGTTGACGCTTAACGATGGCAAATCCCTGCTCTCCGGCGAAAAACTTGCGCTCGGTTATCAGGAGCTTGGATACACTTCGTTCAATGCGGTCGCCACCGATCTGGAAGCGGCGTTTTTCCGTCAGCTTGACTGGATTCTAAAGCAACTGGAACACGCCGCGAACGGTTGCACGGAAGCGATAGCCATCCAATCGGTTCCTTTCACTTCTGCTCTGATGGAAGGGTTGAAGAACGGCCGCGACATGCGCGATATCCGTCATCCAGGGGTCACCTACCATGCGAGCGGTTGTTTGATTCACGGCCTTGGAGTCGTCGCCGACTCGCTGGTGGCGGTCAAACACGGTTTGGCGGAAATGCCGGACTTCACGACAACGCTACTTTCGGCTCTGCAAAACAATTTTAAAAACAATGAGGCGTTCCGCTCTTATCTGCAAAACCTGCCCAAATACGGCAACGACGAAGCGGAACCCGATGAAGTTGCCGTACGGCTCTCCCATTTGGTCAGCGAAAAAGTTCACACATTGCGCAATCCAGCCGGAAATCCGTTTCTGCCGGACTATTCCACTCCGAGCACTCATTTACTTTACGGCTATCACGTCGGGGCGACGCCTGATGGTCGATCGGCGCGCGAAATGCTTGGTTATGGCATTGATCCTCGCCGCGAAAGCGTGCACAACGGTCGCATCGACCAGATTTTGAGTGAACGCAAGCTCGCCTTTGGCGATTTCACCGGCGGTTACGCTTCGCATCTCGGTATTTCACCTGAAGTTTTCCGCAACGGTACAACAACCGACGAAAAGATGAAAATTTTTTCAGAAAAGATCATTAAACCGCTTTTTCGTTTCGGAAATGAAGTAGAAAATGCGCCGTTCTATGTCTATTTTAATATCGATTCAAAAATGAATCTGCGCAAAGTACTGGCCGAACCGAAGAAATACGCACCCAACGGCATCTACATCATGCGCATTCACGGGACGTTTGTGAATTTTCTCGACCTTTCGCCCGCCATTCAAGAAGATATCATCGCCCGTCTAGACGCTGACGAAACAGTCGCGTAAGTTTGAGGTTGAGAATGCTTTTAACTGAAGAGATCTATCAAGCGCTGTTTCTGGCGGTGCTTACCGGCGAATTTAAACCGGGAGAGCGCTTTCTCACCGAACAGGAGGCGATGACACGTTTCGGCGCGAGCCGCATCACAATCCGTCGCGCATTTGCCCGGCTTGAAGAGAACCGTATCATTTCGCGACGCACCAAAGTCGGCGGAGTGGTCAATTCGGCCTTCGGCGCCGCCGAAGGTGCATTGCGAACGGTCGGCGCACTTGTACCGATCCGCGATCCTTTCGCCCGCGAATTTCTCCACACCTTGTGTGAGGAATCCGCAAGGCGTGATGCGATTACGACGCTCGAACCGGCGGAGTCCGGCGAGGAACAGAACCGCGCGGTGATGCGCCTTGTCCTCCACGGCGTGCGTGATCTTGTGGTGTGGGGCATCGACCGGACGCTTGACTTTGATCTCTTTCTGCGGCTCCGTATTCTCGGAGTGAATCTGGTGTTCTTCGACCGGATTCATCCGGGGACGATCGCCGATTACGTCGCATTGGATAATGCCGAAGCGCTCCGGCGGCTGACTACGCTGGCGCGAAAACGCGGCATCGAACGAATTTATTTTGCCGATCCGGGCAAACTTGATATCGACACCAGTTGCGAACGGCGCGAATTCTGTTACCGGTACTGCGTGGAAAACAAGATTGATTTTTCCGCTGAACTTCCTGCTGTGTTTCCGCCGAAAAGCGCGATCTTCGCGGTGAACGATCCGGCAGCGCTGAGTTGCGTGGGATACAATGTCCCTATATTCAGCATTGACGGCACGCCCGAAGCGGCAAAAGCTGGAATCATTTCCCTGCGTCAGCCGATGGCAGAACTGGCGAAAGCGTGTTTCCGCTCACTGCGCGAACAACGCAAGCTCGGGAATCACTGGCAGGCGCAGGAGTATCGAATTCCAGCGGAAAGATTGAAAAAATGAGAATATTCAACACGGGATACAGTACTGATTTTGATGGTCCCGGCACACGGCTGATTTACTATTTGAAAGGATGTAATTTCCGCTGTGATTGGTGTGGCGCTCCGGAGAGCATCTCCCCCGAAACTCAAATACTTCGCTATCCGGATAGAACCGCGATTGCCGGAAGCAATATAACCCCGGAAGAGATCCTTGAAAAGGTACTGGCTGCACGGGATTTCATCTCCGGCGTAACTTTCGGTGGCGGTGAACCTACACTACAATATCGGGAACTTGCCGCAACGCTGGAACTGCTCAGGAAAAACAATATTCACACAGCAATGGAAAGCAACGCTTCTACACCGGGGTTCCTGGAACTTGCCGTGATGGTCGACTGGTTGTTTTCCGATCTTAAGACGCTAGATAAAAACAAGTTCTGCAAACGTGTCAATCCAGATGTCGAATATGTGGAAATTGTGCGCGCTAATCTCTGTTTTGCTGCAGAGCATCAGTCGAATTTGGTGATTCGTATTCCGGTGATCGCTGGATTAAACGATGAGGACGGGGCGCAAAATCAGCTGCTTGATTTCTGCCGGGAACTCAGCGCGCTGCGGCGCAATGGTGTTCTGCATGTTCAACTGCTCCGTCAGCATCACCTCGGGAATGTGAAGTATCAGGCACTCGGTTTGCAATGTCGCTGTGAAAATACCGAGCCGCCACCACGGGAAAATCTGGAACGTTTTGCTGAAAAATTGAATGCAAATGGAATAAAAGTCTCTTTATTTGGTTAAAAAAATGAAACTTACTCTT
This genomic interval carries:
- a CDS encoding pyruvate formate lyase family protein, yielding MKKTEIFSEGIEKLLKWKFAQKRMTGWFEYQELKMNIRVNYTDPDAPENQPEILCECVRQMKLSIPEGSVIAGTQDDAFSPSYALINPAFQIETFAGYCDPVAIYNDIEPDAEFTRERIEKVRSYYGSSRYTKALSAVYEATGKLTEEVAFFVEPVTGHTIPDLRPILRNGIDNVTVAENAAPFRKALEAAKVLAARYAELAEKLQIERANDANEVARLKEIAAACRRVPAQGARNLHEAVQSAALLWQAMTLEQAPNPYAFSVGNLDRILAPYLGDTPHDEAVQLVRSFLAFLMVGERCWAISQNIMVGGRDEKGNDLTSEMSYIVLDAFFVSNNPQPALSVKLHAGTPDALYQSLGRFFFTPGHSTPSLFNDDMMFRILKTKKVAPADMPDYSIAGCQEPLIMGKESANTTNSWLNLAKVLELTLNDGKSLLSGEKLALGYQELGYTSFNAVATDLEAAFFRQLDWILKQLEHAANGCTEAIAIQSVPFTSALMEGLKNGRDMRDIRHPGVTYHASGCLIHGLGVVADSLVAVKHGLAEMPDFTTTLLSALQNNFKNNEAFRSYLQNLPKYGNDEAEPDEVAVRLSHLVSEKVHTLRNPAGNPFLPDYSTPSTHLLYGYHVGATPDGRSAREMLGYGIDPRRESVHNGRIDQILSERKLAFGDFTGGYASHLGISPEVFRNGTTTDEKMKIFSEKIIKPLFRFGNEVENAPFYVYFNIDSKMNLRKVLAEPKKYAPNGIYIMRIHGTFVNFLDLSPAIQEDIIARLDADETVA
- a CDS encoding GntR family transcriptional regulator, whose product is MLLTEEIYQALFLAVLTGEFKPGERFLTEQEAMTRFGASRITIRRAFARLEENRIISRRTKVGGVVNSAFGAAEGALRTVGALVPIRDPFAREFLHTLCEESARRDAITTLEPAESGEEQNRAVMRLVLHGVRDLVVWGIDRTLDFDLFLRLRILGVNLVFFDRIHPGTIADYVALDNAEALRRLTTLARKRGIERIYFADPGKLDIDTSCERREFCYRYCVENKIDFSAELPAVFPPKSAIFAVNDPAALSCVGYNVPIFSIDGTPEAAKAGIISLRQPMAELAKACFRSLREQRKLGNHWQAQEYRIPAERLKK
- a CDS encoding radical SAM protein, which produces MRIFNTGYSTDFDGPGTRLIYYLKGCNFRCDWCGAPESISPETQILRYPDRTAIAGSNITPEEILEKVLAARDFISGVTFGGGEPTLQYRELAATLELLRKNNIHTAMESNASTPGFLELAVMVDWLFSDLKTLDKNKFCKRVNPDVEYVEIVRANLCFAAEHQSNLVIRIPVIAGLNDEDGAQNQLLDFCRELSALRRNGVLHVQLLRQHHLGNVKYQALGLQCRCENTEPPPRENLERFAEKLNANGIKVSLFG